Proteins encoded by one window of Maliibacterium massiliense:
- a CDS encoding zinc-binding dehydrogenase, whose amino-acid sequence MVAQRAGAVSVAVADIAPERLAFMEKLGLRTFDSSRPDFFQQAMAYTQDQGYSAVFECSGSAFGARAMTDLCAPRGRCMLVGLASEPYLVDTWAIGQKELSIHSVRIHTQDAFGKAVALLKSGGMDAQLRALITDDYTFSQLPEMFDFALRDKAHCKIMVKVDEDYQD is encoded by the coding sequence ATGGTGGCGCAGCGCGCGGGCGCGGTAAGCGTGGCGGTGGCGGATATCGCGCCGGAGCGCCTGGCGTTTATGGAAAAGCTGGGCCTGCGCACCTTTGACAGCAGCAGGCCGGATTTTTTCCAGCAGGCCATGGCCTACACCCAAGATCAGGGCTACAGCGCGGTGTTTGAATGCTCCGGCTCGGCCTTCGGCGCCCGGGCGATGACCGACCTTTGCGCGCCGCGCGGCCGCTGCATGCTGGTGGGCCTGGCCTCCGAGCCCTACCTGGTGGACACCTGGGCCATCGGGCAGAAGGAGCTGTCCATCCACAGCGTGCGCATTCATACGCAGGACGCGTTTGGCAAGGCGGTGGCGCTGCTCAAATCGGGCGGCATGGACGCCCAGCTGCGCGCGCTTATCACCGATGATTACACCTTCTCCCAGCTGCCGGAGATGTTCGACTTTGCGCTGCGCGATAAGGCGCACTGCAAGATCATGGTCAAGGTGGACGAGGATTATCAGGATTAG
- a CDS encoding acetamidase/formamidase family protein, which produces MIEISREHVLGVLSDANAPAARCASGDMVRFITRDCFDDSIVTPDGPTLPRTYSNPVTGPLYVEGAQAGDVLQVDILHIEVAQTGIVRTTPGVGPFDDVVTRKEPRIYPIEEGMIRFDEALRIPVDIMLGVIATAPADGARIDTKTPGPHGGNMDCRRITQGARVYLPVNTPGALLCIGDLHARMGDGEVASCGLECRGSVDVRVRVLKDAKLPTPMVRNATHCMSVQSAPTLQEASTLAARAMRDFLMQACGLDAIGACMLLSLVGDLVICQVVDPLMTVRMELPLEVLHAYGYRWPKA; this is translated from the coding sequence GTGATCGAAATTTCCCGCGAACATGTACTGGGCGTATTGAGCGACGCAAACGCGCCCGCTGCGCGCTGCGCAAGCGGCGATATGGTGCGCTTTATCACGCGCGACTGCTTTGACGACAGTATCGTCACCCCCGACGGGCCCACCCTGCCGCGCACTTACTCCAACCCCGTCACCGGCCCCCTCTACGTGGAGGGCGCGCAGGCCGGCGACGTGCTGCAGGTGGACATCCTGCACATCGAGGTGGCGCAGACGGGCATCGTGCGCACCACGCCCGGCGTAGGCCCCTTTGACGACGTGGTGACGCGCAAAGAACCGCGCATCTATCCCATCGAGGAGGGGATGATCCGCTTTGACGAGGCGCTGCGCATCCCCGTGGACATCATGCTGGGCGTGATCGCCACCGCACCGGCGGACGGCGCGCGCATCGATACCAAGACGCCCGGCCCCCACGGGGGCAACATGGACTGCCGGCGCATCACCCAGGGCGCGCGCGTCTATCTGCCTGTCAACACGCCGGGCGCACTTTTATGCATCGGCGATCTGCACGCGCGCATGGGCGACGGCGAGGTGGCCTCCTGCGGGCTGGAGTGCCGCGGCAGCGTGGACGTGCGGGTGCGGGTGCTCAAGGATGCGAAGCTGCCCACCCCCATGGTGCGCAACGCCACCCACTGCATGAGCGTGCAGTCCGCCCCCACGCTTCAGGAGGCGAGCACCCTGGCCGCGCGCGCCATGCGCGACTTTCTCATGCAGGCCTGCGGCCTGGACGCCATCGGCGCGTGCATGTTGCTTTCGCTGGTGGGGGATCTGGTGATCTGCCAGGTGGTGGACCCCCTCATGACGGTGCGCATGGAGCTGCCGCTGGAGGTGCTGCACGCTTACGGCTACCGCTGGCCCAAGGCGTAG
- a CDS encoding alcohol dehydrogenase catalytic domain-containing protein encodes MKAAVCYEWNQVTFDDIPVPVLKEDEALVKIVYCGLCQSDLKVYTGHHPRAAKPMIVGHEFSGVIAKINTARDIDLRVGDKVVGQPFTGCGVCALCTSGHDNVCRQLRNFGTQKFGNFCEYSVVPVRKLYKLAPDADLRLFALAEPLAVAVGAVNACDIRIGARDDHRRWAHRHPVRHGGAARGRGKRGGGGYRAGAPGVYGKAGPAHL; translated from the coding sequence AGCCGTTTGCTATGAATGGAACCAGGTGACGTTTGACGACATCCCTGTGCCGGTGCTCAAGGAAGACGAGGCGCTGGTCAAAATCGTGTACTGCGGCCTGTGCCAGTCCGATCTGAAGGTGTACACGGGGCACCACCCCCGCGCCGCCAAGCCCATGATTGTGGGGCACGAGTTCAGCGGGGTGATTGCGAAAATCAACACGGCGCGGGATATCGACCTGCGCGTGGGCGACAAGGTGGTGGGGCAGCCCTTTACAGGCTGCGGCGTGTGTGCGCTGTGCACCAGCGGGCACGACAATGTGTGCAGGCAGCTGCGCAACTTCGGCACGCAGAAGTTCGGCAATTTTTGCGAATACTCGGTGGTGCCGGTGCGCAAGCTCTACAAACTGGCGCCCGATGCGGACCTGCGTCTCTTTGCGCTGGCTGAGCCGCTGGCTGTGGCGGTGGGCGCGGTAAACGCGTGCGATATACGCATCGGTGCGCGCGATGATCATCGGCGGTGGGCCCATCGGCATCCTGTGCGCCATGGTGGCGCAGCGCGCGGGCGCGGTAAGCGTGGCGGTGGCGGATATCGCGCCGGAGCGCCTGGCGTTTATGGAAAAGCTGGGCCTGCGCACCTTTGA
- the gndA gene encoding NADP-dependent phosphogluconate dehydrogenase, with product MGKCDIGVIGLAVMGQNLVMNMANHGFCVAAYNRTATRTQQFMDGPAKGKEIVPSYSLEDFVASIRKPRVIMLMIQAGPAVDAAIDQLLPLIDKGDIIIDGGNSYFPDTRRRCARLEEMGYAFMGVGVSGGEEGALKGPSIMPGGSRAAWDRVAPILTAISAKVGADDTPCCDYIGTDGAGHYVKMAHNGIEYGDMQLISESYFLLKELAGLDYPAMQQVFQKWNEGELDSYLIEITEDILGRTDPETGKPMVEVILDRAGQKGTGKWTSQESLELGVAAPTVAEAVYARCMSADKKGRVAASKILRGPTETFNGDVSQLIDDIGQALYASKICSYAQGFALLSQASEIYNWDLDLGNIALMWRGGCIIRARFLQRIKDAYSRDPKLANLMLDPYFTQALDKAQASWRRVVALCAQLGVPAPCFASALAYFDSYRRETLPANLIQAQRDYFGAHTYERVDREGVFHTNWIQERGE from the coding sequence ATGGGTAAGTGTGATATTGGTGTCATCGGCCTGGCTGTGATGGGCCAGAACCTGGTGATGAACATGGCCAACCACGGCTTCTGTGTCGCTGCGTACAACCGCACTGCAACGCGCACCCAGCAGTTCATGGATGGACCCGCCAAGGGCAAGGAGATCGTCCCCAGCTACAGCCTGGAGGATTTTGTGGCATCCATCCGCAAGCCCCGCGTGATCATGCTGATGATCCAGGCGGGCCCCGCAGTGGACGCAGCCATCGACCAGCTGCTGCCTTTGATCGATAAGGGTGATATCATCATCGACGGCGGCAACTCCTATTTCCCCGATACGCGCCGTCGCTGCGCGCGCTTGGAGGAGATGGGCTACGCCTTTATGGGCGTGGGTGTATCCGGCGGGGAGGAGGGCGCCCTCAAAGGGCCCAGCATCATGCCGGGCGGCTCGCGTGCGGCGTGGGACCGCGTGGCCCCCATCCTGACGGCCATCTCGGCCAAGGTGGGCGCGGACGACACCCCCTGCTGCGATTACATCGGCACCGACGGCGCCGGCCACTACGTCAAGATGGCGCACAACGGCATCGAGTACGGCGACATGCAGCTGATCTCCGAGAGCTACTTCCTGCTCAAAGAGCTGGCAGGGCTGGACTACCCCGCCATGCAGCAGGTGTTTCAAAAATGGAACGAGGGGGAGCTGGACTCCTACCTCATCGAGATCACCGAGGACATCCTGGGCCGCACGGACCCCGAGACGGGCAAGCCCATGGTGGAGGTGATTCTGGACCGCGCGGGCCAAAAGGGCACCGGCAAATGGACCAGCCAGGAATCGCTGGAGCTGGGCGTGGCCGCGCCCACGGTGGCGGAGGCTGTGTACGCGCGCTGCATGTCGGCGGATAAAAAGGGCCGCGTGGCCGCCTCCAAGATTCTGCGCGGGCCTACGGAAACGTTCAACGGCGATGTTTCGCAGCTGATCGACGATATCGGACAGGCGCTCTACGCCTCCAAAATCTGCTCCTACGCGCAGGGCTTTGCGCTGCTCTCCCAGGCCAGTGAAATCTACAACTGGGACCTGGATTTGGGCAACATCGCGCTGATGTGGCGCGGGGGCTGCATCATCCGCGCACGCTTTTTGCAGCGCATCAAGGACGCTTACAGCCGCGATCCCAAGCTGGCCAACCTGATGCTTGACCCCTACTTTACCCAGGCGCTGGACAAGGCGCAGGCTTCCTGGCGGCGCGTGGTGGCGCTGTGCGCCCAGCTGGGCGTGCCCGCCCCCTGCTTTGCCAGCGCGCTTGCGTACTTTGATTCCTACCGCAGAGAGACGCTGCCGGCCAATCTCATCCAGGCCCAGCGCGATTACTTCGGCGCGCACACCTACGAGCGCGTGGACCGCGAGGGCGTGTTCCACACCAACTGGATTCAGGAGCGCGGCGAATAA
- a CDS encoding lactate racemase domain-containing protein, whose product MKPLKWASDAAISSEALREALLASIADERAQWKKILIIPPDLTRGHSKAGVITAMLYNELKDDCQIDILPALGTHMAMTDDELRAFFGPDIPLERFIVHDWRNDTVTLGTIEASFIREISGGLLDYDVEAAINRRVMDDSYDAILSVGQVVPHEVVGMANYTKNLFVGVGGAQMINRSHFLGAVVGLESMMGHADTAVRRLYNEAFERYLKHRPIHFILTVIAPQDGENVLRGLYIGDDEQTFQDACVQSRALNMDLLEKPIKKCVVYLDPDEFRTTWVGNKAVYRTRMAIADGGDLVIIAPGAHRFGEDDDIDVLLRKYGYAGRDNILKWANEKEDLKNNLSAAAHLIHGSSDGRFNITWCPGHLSREEIEKACFNYMSLEDAMAKYHPDTLKDGYNILEDGEEIFYVSNPALGLWALKSQFAD is encoded by the coding sequence ATGAAACCACTTAAATGGGCCAGCGACGCAGCCATCAGCAGCGAGGCGCTGCGCGAGGCGCTGCTTGCGTCCATTGCGGACGAACGCGCGCAATGGAAAAAAATTTTGATCATTCCGCCCGATCTGACGCGCGGCCACTCCAAGGCGGGCGTGATCACCGCCATGCTCTACAACGAGCTCAAGGACGACTGCCAGATCGATATCCTGCCCGCGCTGGGCACCCACATGGCGATGACGGACGACGAGCTGCGCGCATTCTTCGGGCCGGACATCCCGCTGGAGCGCTTTATCGTGCACGACTGGCGCAACGATACCGTGACGCTGGGCACCATTGAGGCAAGCTTTATCAGGGAGATATCGGGCGGCCTGCTGGATTACGACGTGGAGGCGGCCATCAACCGCCGCGTGATGGACGATTCCTACGATGCCATCCTCTCGGTGGGCCAGGTGGTGCCCCACGAGGTGGTGGGCATGGCCAACTACACCAAAAACCTGTTTGTGGGCGTGGGTGGCGCGCAGATGATCAACCGCTCTCACTTCCTGGGCGCTGTGGTGGGCCTGGAGAGCATGATGGGCCACGCCGATACCGCGGTGCGCCGCCTCTACAACGAGGCATTTGAGCGCTATCTCAAACACCGTCCCATCCACTTTATCCTGACGGTGATCGCGCCGCAGGACGGGGAAAACGTGCTGCGCGGCCTCTACATCGGGGATGATGAACAGACGTTCCAGGATGCGTGCGTGCAGAGCCGCGCGCTCAACATGGATTTGCTGGAGAAACCCATCAAAAAGTGCGTGGTGTATCTGGACCCCGACGAGTTCCGCACCACCTGGGTGGGTAACAAGGCGGTGTACCGCACCCGCATGGCCATTGCGGACGGGGGCGATCTTGTCATCATCGCGCCGGGCGCGCACCGCTTCGGCGAGGATGACGATATCGACGTGCTGCTGCGCAAGTACGGCTACGCGGGCCGCGACAACATCCTCAAGTGGGCCAATGAGAAGGAGGATTTGAAAAACAACCTCTCGGCCGCGGCGCACCTGATCCACGGCTCCTCAGACGGCCGCTTCAATATCACCTGGTGCCCGGGGCACCTCTCGCGCGAGGAAATCGAGAAGGCGTGTTTCAACTACATGTCGCTGGAGGACGCGATGGCCAAGTACCATCCCGATACCCTCAAGGACGGTTACAACATCCTGGAGGACGGCGAGGAGATCTTCTACGTCTCCAACCCGGCGCTGGGCCTGTGGGCGCTCAAGAGCCAGTTTGCGGACTGA
- a CDS encoding flavin reductase family protein, whose protein sequence is MRQTLDITALQAPFYAAMRGHGAFLNVGGESPNTMTIGWGSLGFLWGKPIATVMVRHSRHTYKLLEQAGAFTISIPAPGALVQALAYCGSHSGREGDKFAAAGLSTAPARSVDAPVVAGCAWQVECRVVYEQSMEPALLDTQLGDTWYREPDYHTFYYGEITAIYQTK, encoded by the coding sequence ATGCGTCAAACGCTGGATATCACAGCCCTGCAGGCGCCCTTTTACGCAGCGATGCGCGGCCACGGCGCCTTTTTGAACGTGGGGGGCGAATCACCCAACACCATGACCATCGGCTGGGGCTCGCTGGGGTTCCTCTGGGGCAAGCCCATCGCAACCGTGATGGTGCGCCACAGCCGGCATACCTACAAACTGCTGGAGCAGGCGGGCGCCTTTACCATCAGCATCCCCGCGCCCGGTGCGCTTGTGCAGGCCCTGGCCTACTGCGGCAGCCATTCGGGGCGCGAAGGGGATAAGTTCGCCGCGGCGGGCCTGTCCACCGCCCCAGCGCGCAGTGTAGACGCTCCGGTGGTTGCGGGCTGCGCATGGCAGGTCGAGTGCCGCGTGGTCTATGAGCAGAGCATGGAACCCGCGCTGCTGGATACCCAGCTGGGCGATACCTGGTACAGAGAGCCGGATTACCACACCTTCTATTACGGTGAAATCACCGCCATATATCAGACGAAATAG